Below is a genomic region from Schistocerca americana isolate TAMUIC-IGC-003095 chromosome 1, iqSchAmer2.1, whole genome shotgun sequence.
TGCACTACAAAGTTCCAATCAAACCCTGTGCTTACATTGGTTaagcactggacttgcattcatgtGGAATGGGTTTTAAATCTGCTAGTCACCCAAATTTTTCACTAAACTGCAATGATTAAATATCGGAAGGATTTCTTCAGAGTGATGCTAATCAAATTAGTTCATTGTAGCCAGTCAAAGCTAGAGTTGCTTCTAATGCCATCCACATTAATGTGACACATGGTATAATAATATGCCTTCAGAATTTTCCTCTTTACTGTTAGTGGCATTGACAGTAAGGTCATAGCCACTGTCAAATTTCTATAAAGTGAAGCCACGTGTCTTTTATTAGGACATCTTGTACACCATTGGCCTGACCAGTACTTAAACTTATTCGTCAGTGGCACATACTGTGCCTGGTATACACTAAATGGGATGAGTATGACCATATCTTTAAAATACATGTACACACAATCACCACACAGTTTCTGCTGTCGGTTGTATGTGTGTAATGCAGTGTACAGAAATATGCCCTTTATCATGTACATAAAAGCTGTTTAGCAACCACCTTGCTTTAACTTTTCCAGCAATTGAAAGTTTCTAGAGTGGAAACAGATTTGGCTCTATGCCAGTTCTAAGTCTGAAAGCTGATTCTGTGTTGGTTTTACTGGCAAActgttgtatttaaaatgtttagagcAATAAGATAGATATAAAACTTTTACCACATGAACTGTTCCTCTTGATGGTTAAAACCTTACCAGATGGTGTAGTCATGTTTTATATGAGTTTATTTTAATATGCAGTTCATGATATACTTACATATTTGAGacgatattgacaagggattcctgAAGACATGCATGCCTCCCTCCATAAAGTTACTCAAACGTAATTTAAAGTACATTGTAATATAAACCTAAGATCTTAAGATGAAGAACATAGGGAAAGATAAAGCTACTTACTGTTAAGATAACACACgacgttgcagacaggcataattaagATGCTTACAcctaagcttttggccacagccttcatcgcaAAAAGAGAAAtgtcattcattcacacaagcgcccccccccctttacacacacacacacacacacacacacacacacacacacacacactgagcgaGTCAATTCTGGCAACTCGTGCCAGATTCTGACTGTCTGCAACTTACCTTGTcacctttatggtaagtagcaatctagctTTTCCTGCATTATTGATATGCCTACCTACTATCCTATGTTAGACCTTAAGataaattatttgaaattctgtcaattttttttccttcttctagaCAAACCAGTTGTCAGCACAGTGTGAGAGGTTACTTAGAGAGAATCAGCGGTTATCTGAGCAGAATGAAGAACTGCGTAGACAACAGTGTGGTTGCCAGGCGCTCGGAGTCAGCTGCAGACCTGCAGTTGCTGGACCTGCAGTGTCCACCTCCCCTCTGCCGCAGGGGCAGAGTCTGCAGCTGGCTCAGGGCCTGGGACACCTGATGACGACGCTTTTCCTGCTCTTCTCGCTGATATCTCAGATGACTACCTTACCCAGCTGGAAGAGTTGGCAAACAGTTTGTTGGGAGAAGGAGATAGTACAGTGGATGGAGAGAAGAAGGATGTCTGCAAGGTAATTTCTTGCTCAAAAATGAATTGTGAAGAATGACTTAATGTGAGGCAGCAAAAAGTTCATAAGTTAGGTTGGCCTTTGTAGATAATGGCAGAATACTAGTTGAGTTGATGAAGAGCTATCAATCTCGCATGCGAGTTGATTATGTAAAAAAGGTGGTTGCATTTTGAAAGTTGTGATAGCAGTTGTAATAGAACTTGGGCAGATAGTTACTGTATTGAAACTTGGGCAAATAGTAATCATAAGTTTCTTGTTATCTGGGGCTCAAGATGAGCTATGTTAAATGATTACCTTTATTAGGTATTGGATATAAGTATGTGTTTAGCTATTAAGACATATTGAAGTAATTTGATTTGAACTGTAAAGATATCATTTATTTTTCAGGCAAGGGAATCGGGGAAAGACAATTGTGCTGCTGAAGTGGTGGGGCAGACACCAAAAGACATGGAAACCACTGGAAGATTACTAAGTAATCCTATCCAGTCATCAGAAACACACAGTCAGTCACACAAAGAACCATCCCTTGAATTTGTGAAGAGTGAAGAAGTTGTCAGTGTACCAGAAACAGTGTATGGCACTTACGATGAATCGACTCAGACTGTAACCATTATAGTACCACATGAAGGAGGCATGCTTGTTGAAGAAGCTGTTCAAGAAGTTGTCACAACCGAAGAGGATACAGACAGTGAAATTTTGATTAATGACTGCAAAGACGAACCAGTTTCTCCCTGTTCCAGTAACTCATCTGAAGTTCTGTCGTCGGACTCCTCGTTTTATATGCAAACAGAGTCTCCAGCAGTTTGTCATACAGAAACACCATTGTCAGATTGTGGATATGAATCACTGGATTCCCCACAAAGTGAAATATCAGCCACTGAATGTGTATCAGATCTTTGGAATGAATGTTTTACAGAATTGTTTCCCAATCTCGTTTAAATTTGTCAGTCTGcatttaatgttaacattaacTTATTTAAGTATTTTATGTTGTACATATAGCTTTTTGTACAGTTTGAGTCGATGATTCACATTTCATGTATTCAAGGATTTGTCTATGTGTGAATAAACTGTGTATATAAATGATGTAATTTAACTCTGTTTCTGTGCAGTGGGTTCTGGAAAGCCCTGTGCTGTGCATGGTAAAATGACCATTGTTGAAGGATGTCAGAATTCAAGAAAATGAAGTTAGTTACTTTCAGGATGCCATCACTTCGTTTCCTTGCTGTCTGaagtcagtccccccccccccccccccctgctctctctctctctctctctctctctctctctctctctctctctctctctgtctgtctgtctgtctgtgtgtgtgtgtgtgtgtgtgtgtgtgtgtgtgtgtgtgtgtgtgtgtgtgtgtgtgtgtgtacacgcacGCTTCTTTCCACACTTAACTCACAGCAATTTGTTAGGAAGATGCAGGAATCAAAAAGTGTAAACCAAAGGAGAAAGCTCTTACTTAAGTTCTGAAGTGCTTGTGTTTGAGTGCAGGAATTTTATTTACAGTACTCTCTCTTCTTATCCTTTATATTTGCTCCTCCCTCCCAGCTCAAATTGCTTGCTAACCATTGTAAAGAGTACAACACATTTAATTTTCAGATCAGTACTGACATTTTGACTGATGTATATTTGTGTTAGTTATTCcttcaataactgcttgcatgtttAGCAATCTTGtatgttgtgcttatctgcgaatTGGCATCTGTgccttatggtgagtagcaatctgtccatttcataatattgtcaaacttCAGAATCTGATGGTTATGCAATAGTCTTATATAAATCAGTGCAAGAATTTGAACTGTTGAATGCTATCTCTTTACATAAATAACATTGCTGCCAACAATTGGCAAAGGCTGTGAAAGCATTATAAATACTAGAGTAAAACAATGCACTGATGAAACAATCTTAATACAAGGCCAGGTTCGATTCACAAAGGAAAATTATACCATCGATGCAGTTCTGAAGATATGTTGTGGCATCACACAATGTCTTAAACTGTGACTGTGTAGTCACAATTTTGTATGTATAGATAATGTGGTGCAATGGATTATACTCAAAGCATGTGTGCTGCACCAGTTTGCACCACTGCTGACACTTAGATTAGTCAATCATCGAGGTTGCAAATACACCATGCAGGCCCAGATTTTTTCATGCCTGAAGCAGACGTACAGCAGTACGATATGCAGAAGTTAAGCCTCTTTTCAAGAAGGGGGAAAAAAAGATGCTGTAAAACTATTGACCCATTCCACTCTAGCCagctattttcaaaaatatttgaaaagggtgTGTTTGGGTGTCGCCTTAAGCATCTGCCCATGACTAACATAATGTCAAAGTTTTTTGAGGGTCCCAATACAGAGAAGGCTGTTTACATGTACAGTGaggatgtacttaattcattagataacaaatcagaggctactggcattttctttgtcctgtcaaaagcctttgactgtgaatCTCaatattctcttgaataaattagaaTATCGTCATGTCTGGAGTTGCTGCAGTATGTTTAGAGTCTTCTGTAACAAACTGGAAACAAAGAGTGTCATTTCAAAATCCCTGTGCAGTAAGCAAtctgtcttcatctgattgggagttAATTAAATGTGGTGTTCCCAAGGTTCCATCTTTGGTCTGTTGCTTTCtcctgtgtacattaatgacctcttgtCTGTTACATTGGCAGATGCTAAGTTTATTTGCAGATTATACGAacattgaaataaatagcaagttaaGTACAGATACATAATTGGCTgataaattttcactgacattaataagtggtgtaAACCTAATTTActgccattaaactttgaaaagactcactatatgcagttcagaatatGTGATTTCCATCCAGCATgcgtatgaagacatgcagatggaAGAGACTGACTCTTAAATTTATGGGATTACAACTTAATAATTCAATTGGGAAGGGCGTACTacagaattgctgaagtgcctaaacaagtttGTATTTTGCAATGCGAATGGtttcagatgtaggagatacaaaaattaaaaaatgtttactTTCACTCTATTACATCATAGGGCTTCATATTTAGGGGTAACTTGTCaaacaaagaaaaagttttttttgAGTGCAAAAGCATGTAAGAAGATtcatttgtgatgtaaattcaagaacatcgtgtagaaacttgttcaaggaactgggtattctaaccactgcttctcagtatatttattctgtgatgaaatttgttgtaaataatgtctCAATTTTTGACCAATGGCACAATATGTGGTACCAATACTAGGAATAAAAACAATCTTCATATAGTAAAATCACTTGCCTTGGTCCAAAAAGGTGTCTAATATTCAGGAACAcgcattttcaataatttgccagcagtcATTAAAAACTAGGTTTCAGATAAAgctcagttttaacagaaaacagtttGAAAGGGTTTTTGGTAGGCAACTCCTACAACTCTATATATGAATACCTTAATGGGATTATTACAACAGCttaagtaaaattatttgttagatttcagttttgagggCACTTTGTCacaagtcaagattaggtattttgtgttgaTAAATTTAGGGGtgtataactatgtttcattctaatAGTGTGTTAATTTCGTAAatcttagcagttccagtttactgtaatgtatccaAATAGTCAGATAATCTCGTGATAAATGACCATGGAATGGAGTATTATATTCAAAAGTTGTATGTCATACTTTTTGACTTGTTCCACACATGTGAGAATCATCTCTttttggatctatggaatgaaaactggatCTAATCCAAGGGTGCAACAATCCTGCATTCATATGTACCTTATACTTTATGTATGTCAGATGTTCCCTTTCTGACGTAGTAGAAGAGAAGACTAACTCCCCATGCTGATGAAATGACGGTGCATTGTGCTAATTGTTGAGTACATCTGTACTCATATAAATAAGTTTGAACTGTAGCTCAAAGGTTTCAATATAAAACCAAATATGCAAAAAATACTCTATATTCTCCTCCTCATACTCTGTCAGAAAAATATGAAGAAGTGAATTAAGTAGTAGTGTTTCTTTGGAATTAAACAATTACTGAAAAGACTGTTAACATGTTAACTGCCACATGCTTAGTAACAGATGTTTCACCGCCACCAGGCCAAACCAAGTACGTATTGTCAGCTGTGGGGCTCTGTTGTGGCCACTTGCCCGTATGAACAACGTTAGACCAAACACTGTGGTGGAACCACAAGATTTACAATGCCATTGACTAAGTGAGAAAAGTACTTGTCCTTTGAAGGATGTTACAAAACCGAACAAGCGGTTTGAATGACCAAACTGTCATATACATATGTAATTCATTTGTTGGTGCCATCTTAGATTACATTGCACCAGTCTACAAACACTAAAGATGGTGTCTGCATAATAATAAATGGTAAGAATAACCGGAAAACTGACAGAATACCTAATGCAAGAGGCAGGACTCCTACCACAATGAAACTATGagaaacatttcacttcaaaaatCAGAAAGGACAAATTCAAGCAGCAGATTTGAAGAGGTTCACTCCAACAAAAACCAACTGAATTTAATTATGCAAACTTCAAAGACCAACATCTTTGGAATCCACAAATGTGCCAGAGGTAGAAGAGACAGATAATGTAAGTCATTACCTTTGCTGAGGTTTCCTTCCGTACTATAGTGAATTCTAAGGTCAATACACTCCCATCAAAGATAGAGAAATTTTTAATGATAGGAATATTTCCTATAAACTAGAAATTATAAGAGAAAACTTACTAGAAAAGTGCAGTAATCAAGAACCTAAACATTTCAATAAATGGAGCCACTTTAAAATAACTTAATGTTATACATCAAAGGCTGATAGATTACCCATATCTCTCCTCAAGAGAATGAAGGATAAACATACAAAACTGGCATTTAAGAAGCAGGATACTTGTTGGTTAAGCATCAGGTGGTTTAGTTTTGAACATAGCATTAgtctgcgtaatttgcagtgcaataggattttgaatttttgtggcaaaTAAGAGAGCCTCGAAATTATATAGTGGTGAAAGTGAATTCAGAACTTGAGCTGTGAACGGAGTGCTATTTACGAGTGAAATATTCTGCTTCAGTGATACGTATTAGTGTTCCAGGCAGTAGGATTAGGGAACATTAAACCAGTGATAGGATAGGTTTGCTCACTTTGTGGGTTCATTAACTGTGAactgatgtttaataaactcagagatgattaaatattttaaatttaaatctTATAATTAACCTTTGCCATTGTAACTGATTTACATGTACTTTTAAGATCATGCAGATAAGTGATTAATTAAATTAAACATACCTCTGCATAATTAGATGAACGTCTGTATCACTAAGGAATTGGCAGTGTTGTGATGGTAAACAGGAAAAGTAACCATTACATTATTCTTACATTACACACTGGACTTCAACACATCCTCTGCTATGTAGAACCTTAgataatacgagggttgactgaaaagtaatgcctctacgtTCGTaattcttcaactgttggcagcattggtatgcagcaggttATGGCTTGTTTTGTAGCCTCTTTACAGCTCtggttggcaggaagccttagctttgaacggttgtgttgttattgTGTAAAGTATGGACCCCAGGTACtagcttgttctgtagcctcttctctacagctccagttggcaggaagctttagcattgaacggttcggttgttacagtgtaaagtatagaaCCCAGCACAGACGGTCGCTCAATGCGATTTCAGCAACGTGCAGTTAGTGATTTCTTGACATCAGAAGGTGTCactccaaaggagattcatcagagaatgaaagcagtttatggtgattgtgttgatgtgagtactgtacatcattgggtgagtaagtttaaagatgttgaggcgggaacatctgaccggTGTGACGAACAATGAGtttgacgtcctgtgacagcaaccgccgagtttcacaagaaaaatgttgacagatttattcaggacaatcgtcgtatcactcagagagaaattgcaggcACAGTTGGCATTCCACAAGAACGTGTGAGTCACATTATTACTTTGCTTAgtaaaccacacacttcacatgccACAACAGTAGGACTtcaagagactgaatctcaccaccgtatggcatcctccatgcagtccacatttagcaccatctgacttccatctgttccagataatgaaagacgatctgcggggacatcattatgcttctgatgatgtTGTTGAGAGAACTGTaagactgtggttgcagaaacagagtgtcgacttcttccgtgatggcTACAGAGAACTTGTTCATCGGTTgcagaaatgtatccagttggctggtgattatgtggaaaagtgaatattgctaattaaagatcacattctaaggattattactgcatttgatttattaaaatattcccatccaaacccaatcgTTTCTCACACTGGTAGAAACTAATACCAATTCTTTATTCCAGATCACAATTTCCACTGAAGAGAACAATGTGGTGCCTTACAGGAAGGAACAGCACCATCTGCAGAGGTCGAATAAATGGAAATCACCCAATACAATGCTGTGTTTATCCAGGAATCAGGCAGTTCACTGAACAAAAAATTCCTGGGTTGTTGCTATAAGCCCAAAGTTATCACTGCTGATCTTCAAAATTGCATGTCATTACCTTGTACCATGCCATAACTAGCCATCCCAAAATTTCCCTCCTCTGCTAGCCATATACATGACCATTGTCATGTACCATCTGCTGTGATGTGGTACTAGCCCTCTTCTTGCCAGCAGTCATTGCACTGTCCGTGGCTAGATATCTATGTTCGTGTGTCAGTCCCATTATTTAAATCATACTGGCAACCGACATACCACACAGCCAACTGCCTAGCAGTGACCTTCCTCTATTGTTAACTTGTCTCACAGCAAATGGATAAATAAACAAGTGGAGCAAACTTTGTGCTATACTGGCTTTCGCCAGGAACAATACAACAAATTCTTGAATAGGTCAGTATAGCATTCCACATTCCTTTCATAAAAGTAATAATTAGAACTATAATAGGAATCTTGTATTCCACATAAATGAAAAGCCTATAATAGAATGTAATGCTTAGTATGATCACTTACTTTGGAAAAGTCTCAATTGGTGATACTTTATCTTCCATAAAAATATTATATGCTAAGTAAATGAAtagctgttttagcaaatgaacATTTTGGGAGCCAAAATGTTTGCTAGCTGAATATCTCATTATTGCACAAGCAGATGACAACTCTTGTGTGTGTATTGCCTTCTCAAACATTCTGGAAATTATGCACCATTAAAGACTGGCCAGTATTTATTGACACACTGGAAACATTTTTGTATCAACAACATTTTTAATGTCTTGCCCACCATTAATGCCGCATGCCAAAAAACATCCCATATCACGGAGAAACAACATTTTAGTGTGTTATTAGAATTATCAGCATCATAAGAACTTCTACCATTGAGGGACTCAATGTTATTTCTTCCCCCCATGAGCTGTCGACCTCGCCATTGGTGGGGTGGCGTGCATGCCTCTGTGATACAGATAACCATACCATAGACACATCCACATCAGAAGAGTGTCTGTTGTGGGGCCAGACAAAGATATGATTCCTGAAtcaggacagcagccttttcagtagttgcaggggcaacagtctggatgactgactgatctggcctcataACACCAACCAAAATGACATTGCtttgttggtactgtgaacaactgaaagcaagggcaaactagaCCCATAATTTTTCCTAAGGGCAGCCATTTCTTCcaaatggttaaatggtgatggcattctcttgggtgaaatattccagagGTGAAACAGTCCTCATTCAGATCTCCacgcggagactactcaggaggatgttgtcgtCATGAAAAACAAAACTGCCAGTCTGCGGATTGAAGTgtgaaatgttagatcccttaattggttaTTCTTACCATTTACTGCTTTACAGACACTATCTTCAGTGTTTCTTTTTCTGACATCTAGATTGGTGCAATGTAGTCTAAGATGGAACTAACGAATGACTTGAGATGTATACAACAGTTTGTTAATTCACTCCGTTTGTTCTGCTTTGTAGCACCCTTGAAAGGACAAGTACTTTCCTTGCTTAGTCAGTGGCATTGTAAATACTATGGTTCCACTACAGTGGTTGGTCTAATGTTACTCACATAGGCTAGCGGCCACAGTAGAACCCCATGCCTAACAATGTGCACCTGGCCTGGCCTGATGGTGGTGAAACATTCATCACTAAGCATGTGGCAGTTAACATTTTAACAGAGTCTTTTGAGTAATTGTTTCATTCCAAAAAAATGCTACTGCTTGATTCATGGAAGATGAATttgcaggcaatattatagaaatgggagaggatgtaaatgaaaagaaaatgggAGACATGACACTGTGAGAAGAATTCgattgagcactgaaagacctgagtccaaacaaggccccaggagtagatgacattctgtcagacctactgacagtcttgggagagtcagccatgacaaaactttccCTCTTGGTGTGCAGaatttatgagacaggtgaaataccatcagacttcaggaagaatgtagtaattccaatttcaaagaaagcaggtgctaacaggtgtgaatattactgaactattagtttaataagtcatgattgcaaaatattaacacaaattctgtacagaagaatggaaaaactgatagaagccaacctcaggacagattagtttggattctgaagaaatggggggacaagcgaggcaatactgaccctacaacttatttagaagatacgttaaggaaaggcaaacctatgtgtatggcatttgtagacttggagaaagctttttacaatggtgactggaatatttTAATTCAAATTCTTAAAGTAGCAGGTgtaaatacaaagagcaaaaggctatttacaacttgtacagaagcaaGATGGCATTAGGAGAGTCAAGGGGCTTGACAAGgaaacagtgattgagaaggaGTGAGACAAGTTTACAGCCCGTCCctcattttattcaatctgtaacctgagcaagcagtcaaggaaacccaacaaaaaattggagaaggagttaaagttcaggaagaagaaataacttcgaggtttgctgatgacattgtaattctattggAGAAAGCAAAGTACTGGGAAGGGCagatgaatgaaatggacagtgatcagcaaaagcaaaacaaagataatggagtgtagtcaaattaaatcaggtaatg
It encodes:
- the LOC124546774 gene encoding X-box-binding protein 1: MSATRTIVIPSLSNCIGKLPSVVAPRNVICTKPEDAMLFTNSSPLTCISTFEKIPRIPTTNINVEEKRQPSRKRRLDHLTLEEKLQRKKLKNRVAAQTSRDRKKAKMDELETIVKDLREKTNQLSAQCERLLRENQRLSEQNEELRRQQCGCQALGVSCRPAVAGPAVSTSPLPQGQSLQLAQGLGHLMTTLFLLFSLISQMTTLPSWKSWQTVCWEKEIVQWMERRRMSARQGNRGKTIVLLKWWGRHQKTWKPLEDY